The following proteins are co-located in the Streptomyces sp. NBC_01198 genome:
- a CDS encoding MFS transporter has product MPTLNKIGTALGRSHHTPATDPALRRLRIALTVFFAVDGFLFAGWVVRIPAIKAQVGASAGQLGLALLGVSAGAVATMVLTGRLCRRFGSDRVTVATAVVLSLSIALPPRTHSALALGLVLLVFGVSYGGLNVAMNSAAVELVAALRRPVMSSFHAAYSLGGLIGAGLGGLLAPHLSAATHLLVLTAVGLLTVCLAGPVLLSHPIGVPRERVAATEPAAPVPGSAAVPDRVRRTGPLVAVFGLIAACTSYGEGALAEWGPLHIQQDLHGGPGIAAAGYAAVAAAMTLGRLSGTALLERLGQTRVLVLGGLTAAAGMLLGALAPVIPLVILGFALTGLGLANSFPTTIARAGALTGPSGVAAASTLGYGGMLLGPPSIGFLTDAVGLPIALTTVSGLAAVAAAIAYAVRNTGRQG; this is encoded by the coding sequence GTGCCGACGCTAAACAAAATAGGGACGGCCCTGGGCCGATCCCACCACACTCCCGCCACCGACCCCGCCCTGCGCCGCCTGCGCATCGCCCTCACCGTCTTCTTCGCCGTCGACGGCTTCCTCTTCGCCGGCTGGGTGGTCCGCATCCCCGCCATCAAAGCCCAGGTCGGCGCGTCCGCGGGCCAGCTGGGACTGGCGCTGCTCGGCGTGTCCGCGGGCGCGGTGGCGACGATGGTGCTCACTGGCCGGCTGTGCCGCCGCTTCGGCAGCGACCGCGTCACCGTGGCCACCGCCGTCGTGCTCTCGCTGAGCATCGCCCTGCCGCCACGGACGCACTCGGCACTCGCGCTCGGCCTGGTCCTGCTGGTGTTCGGCGTATCGTACGGCGGTCTGAACGTCGCCATGAACAGCGCCGCCGTCGAGCTGGTCGCCGCGCTGCGCCGCCCGGTGATGTCCAGCTTCCACGCCGCCTACAGCCTCGGAGGTCTGATCGGTGCCGGGCTGGGCGGACTGCTGGCACCCCATCTGTCGGCGGCCACACATCTGCTGGTGCTCACGGCGGTCGGCCTGCTCACCGTCTGCTTGGCCGGACCCGTACTGCTGTCCCACCCGATCGGGGTACCGCGGGAGCGCGTCGCGGCAACCGAGCCGGCGGCGCCGGTTCCCGGATCCGCCGCCGTGCCCGACCGCGTGCGGCGCACCGGGCCGCTGGTCGCCGTCTTCGGCCTGATCGCGGCCTGCACGTCATACGGTGAGGGCGCGCTGGCCGAATGGGGGCCGCTGCACATCCAGCAGGACCTGCACGGCGGCCCGGGGATCGCAGCCGCCGGATACGCGGCGGTGGCCGCCGCCATGACACTGGGCCGCCTGTCGGGCACCGCACTGCTGGAACGGCTCGGCCAGACCCGGGTGCTGGTGCTCGGCGGCCTCACCGCGGCCGCGGGCATGCTGCTCGGCGCACTCGCGCCGGTGATCCCGCTGGTGATCCTGGGTTTCGCGCTCACCGGCCTCGGCCTGGCCAACAGCTTCCCGACCACCATCGCCAGGGCGGGCGCGCTGACCGGGCCCAGCGGTGTGGCCGCCGCGTCCACGCTCGGCTACGGGGGAATGCTGCTCGGGCCGCCGTCGATCGGCTTCCTCACCGACGCGGTGGGCCTGCCGATCGCGCTGACCACGGTCTCAGGGCTGGCGGCGGTCGCGGCGGCGATCGCCTACGCCGTGCGCAACACCGGCCGTCAGGGCTGA
- a CDS encoding MFS transporter: protein MTSPSPTVPRTEERWSALQWGTLFVLCGALFLDALDVSMVGVALPSIGDDLDLSTNSLQWVVSGYILGYGGLLLLGGRAADLLGRRRVFLIALGVFAVASLLGGLVDSGSLLIATRFIKGLSAAFTAPAGLSIITTTFAEGPIRNRALTIYSSCGATGFSMGLVLSGFLTEAGWRWTMLLPAPVALIALIAGLKLIPRTPRESTEGRGYDLPGTFTGTASMLLLVFTVVSASSAGWASARTLGSFGAVAALLVAFVAIEHRSSHPLIRLAVLRSSHQVRANLGGATFFGSYIGFQFLVTQYLQNVLGYSAMQTALAFLPAGSLVAILSTRMGPIVDKFGTPRVIAAGFASLVAGYALFLRIDLHPGYAAVILPSMLLLGAAFALAFPSLNIQATNGVRNEEQGMVSGLLNTSFQVGGAIFLAVVTAVVTAHTDGHGGGKQAVLDSYRPALWVVTGIGVAGLLLTLSGLRTRRPSYGILVASSAEDEARRAAQSDGGTPVAAVAPAAASPASPSVTPSGAGGTDRTTE from the coding sequence ATGACCTCTCCGTCTCCCACCGTCCCCCGTACCGAGGAGCGTTGGAGCGCCCTGCAGTGGGGCACGCTCTTCGTGCTCTGCGGCGCGCTCTTCCTCGACGCGCTCGACGTCTCGATGGTCGGCGTGGCGCTCCCGTCGATCGGCGACGACCTCGACCTGTCCACCAACTCGCTGCAGTGGGTCGTCAGCGGCTACATCCTCGGCTACGGCGGCCTGCTGCTGCTCGGCGGCCGGGCGGCCGACCTGCTCGGCAGGCGCCGCGTCTTCCTGATCGCGCTCGGCGTGTTCGCCGTCGCCTCGCTGCTCGGCGGCCTCGTCGACTCGGGCTCGCTGCTGATCGCCACCCGCTTCATCAAGGGCCTGAGCGCCGCCTTCACCGCGCCGGCCGGCCTGTCCATCATCACCACCACCTTCGCCGAGGGCCCGATCCGCAACCGCGCCCTGACCATCTACTCCAGCTGCGGCGCCACCGGCTTCTCGATGGGCCTGGTGCTCTCCGGCTTCCTCACCGAGGCGGGCTGGCGCTGGACGATGCTGCTGCCCGCGCCCGTCGCGCTGATCGCGCTGATCGCCGGCCTCAAGCTGATCCCCAGGACCCCGAGGGAGAGCACGGAGGGCAGAGGCTACGACCTGCCCGGCACCTTCACCGGCACCGCCTCGATGCTGCTGCTGGTGTTCACCGTGGTCTCGGCGTCCAGCGCCGGCTGGGCCTCGGCCCGCACGCTCGGGTCCTTCGGCGCTGTCGCGGCGCTGCTGGTCGCGTTCGTCGCCATCGAGCACCGCTCGTCCCACCCGCTCATCCGGCTGGCCGTGCTCCGCTCCTCCCACCAGGTCCGCGCCAACCTCGGCGGCGCCACCTTCTTCGGCTCGTACATCGGCTTCCAGTTCCTGGTCACGCAGTACCTGCAGAACGTGCTCGGCTACAGCGCCATGCAGACCGCGCTCGCCTTCCTGCCCGCGGGCTCGCTGGTCGCCATCCTGTCCACCCGGATGGGACCGATCGTCGACAAGTTCGGCACCCCGCGGGTGATCGCGGCCGGCTTCGCGTCGCTGGTTGCCGGCTACGCGCTCTTCCTGCGGATTGACCTGCACCCCGGCTACGCCGCCGTCATCCTCCCGTCGATGCTGCTGCTCGGCGCGGCCTTCGCGCTGGCCTTCCCCTCGCTCAACATCCAGGCCACCAACGGCGTCAGGAACGAGGAGCAGGGCATGGTCTCCGGCCTGCTCAACACCTCCTTCCAGGTCGGCGGCGCGATCTTCCTCGCCGTCGTCACCGCGGTGGTCACCGCCCACACCGACGGCCACGGCGGCGGCAAGCAGGCGGTGCTCGACAGCTACCGGCCGGCCCTGTGGGTGGTCACCGGCATCGGCGTGGCGGGTCTGCTGCTCACACTGTCGGGGCTGCGCACCCGGCGGCCCTCGTACGGGATCCTCGTCGCGTCCTCGGCCGAGGACGAGGCGCGGCGGGCCGCGCAGAGCGACGGCGGCACACCGGTGGCCGCGGTCGCGCCTGCCGCTGCCTCGCCCGCCTCGCCGTCCGTGACGCCCTCCGGGGCCGGAGGCACGGACCGCACGACCGAGTGA
- a CDS encoding ROK family protein produces MTQIRTRLERGRGALGPALSLVHTGRAATRALLTAELGVTRATAGAVAAELEALGLIRVDTRPSGPSGAQGRPSHRLDVAPGGPVVLAAQVHADGFRAALVGLGGEIVATSAGNMTVPADPAHVLGAVVEAGTGLLRESGRVCVGAGLAVPSAVAEPEGTALNPLHLAWPAGAPVREVFASQIARVGILGPDGEPVASFVGNDVNVAALAEHRHGAGRGAQHLLVVASGHRGVGGALVLDGRLHTGSSGLALEVGHLTVQPDGRPCHCGSRGCLDVEADPLAFLEAAGRVPGPEVSLLEQCRDLLSTEYADPAVKAAAHMLIDRLGRGLAGMVNVLNPDLILLGGLHRHLLDADPEALRAVVADHSLWGRSGGVPVLACALDHNSLVGAAELAWQPVLDDPLAALGG; encoded by the coding sequence GTGACACAGATTCGGACAAGGCTTGAGCGGGGTCGCGGCGCACTCGGTCCCGCGCTCTCCCTGGTGCACACCGGCCGCGCGGCGACCCGCGCACTGCTCACCGCTGAACTGGGCGTGACCCGCGCGACCGCGGGCGCGGTCGCCGCGGAGCTCGAGGCACTGGGGCTGATCCGGGTGGACACCCGGCCGAGCGGCCCGTCCGGGGCGCAGGGCCGGCCCTCGCACCGGCTCGACGTGGCGCCCGGGGGACCGGTCGTGCTCGCCGCGCAGGTGCACGCGGACGGCTTCCGGGCCGCGCTCGTCGGGCTCGGCGGGGAGATCGTGGCCACCAGTGCCGGCAACATGACCGTACCCGCCGATCCCGCGCACGTGCTGGGCGCGGTCGTGGAGGCCGGTACCGGACTGCTGCGCGAGTCCGGGCGGGTGTGCGTCGGGGCGGGCCTCGCGGTGCCGTCCGCCGTGGCGGAGCCCGAGGGCACCGCGCTCAACCCGCTGCACCTGGCCTGGCCCGCGGGCGCCCCGGTGCGGGAGGTCTTCGCGAGCCAGATCGCCCGGGTGGGCATTCTCGGCCCCGACGGGGAGCCGGTCGCGTCCTTCGTCGGCAACGACGTCAACGTGGCCGCGCTGGCCGAGCACCGGCACGGCGCCGGTCGCGGCGCGCAGCACCTGCTGGTGGTCGCCTCGGGGCACCGCGGGGTCGGCGGCGCGCTGGTGCTCGACGGCCGCCTGCACACCGGCAGTTCGGGGCTCGCGCTGGAGGTCGGCCACCTCACCGTGCAGCCGGACGGGCGCCCCTGCCACTGCGGCAGCCGCGGCTGCCTCGACGTCGAGGCGGACCCGCTGGCCTTCCTCGAAGCGGCGGGCCGGGTGCCGGGGCCGGAGGTGTCGCTGCTCGAACAGTGCCGCGACCTGCTCAGCACGGAGTACGCCGACCCGGCCGTCAAGGCCGCGGCGCACATGCTGATCGACCGGCTCGGCCGGGGGCTGGCCGGGATGGTCAACGTGCTCAACCCCGACCTGATCCTGCTCGGCGGCCTGCACCGCCATCTGCTGGACGCCGACCCCGAGGCGCTGCGCGCGGTGGTCGCCGACCACAGCCTGTGGGGCCGCAGCGGCGGCGTACCGGTGCTGGCCTGCGCCCTCGACCACAACAGCCTTGTCGGCGCTGCCGAGTTGGCCTGGCAGCCGGTGCTCGACGACCCGCTGGCGGCGCTCGGCGGCTGA
- a CDS encoding ABC transporter permease, whose amino-acid sequence MSTATGAGRASLRLGLAGLRAHKRRFAGTFVAVFLGVAFLAGTMVTGDTLRASFGRLFADANSGTDTVVRGADEIKAPGLGQGIREPVPTGLIDAIRQVPGVAAVAPDIEGAGELVKADGKSLDTRGPTVAGNWIDEPDLNPYKLVRGHAPSAPGEIVINRGAATKGGLKLGDRTLLRTPDPVHVTVVGVATFGSEDGEGQTTYAGMTRADAERYLMPEPGRATTIKVRAGSGLSQEQLTARVARVLPARYEAITGTRASDDTQQATSGAFLDIFTTLLTVFAGIALLVATFSIHNTFAIVVAQRTRENALLRALGATRRQVLGSTMAEAAAVGVLASLAGLLGGIGIAAGLQALFPAVGFPFPEGALRIHAPAMALPPAVGLLVCVGSAVAPAVRAGRTAPLAALRESATDASGASRRRAAAGLGTAVAGVALTAAGATAGPSLPLTALGAVLTLAAFVVLGPVASSVAVRVLGAPVGRLRGVTGSLARRNALRSPKRTAATATALMIGVAVVSLFTVLGASMKATLHQTADRSFAGDVAISAQLYGAGGSGLSPELAPAVARLPEVQDAVGLGSGVAEVDGAGRRLTVTDPAALSRLLDLGAVRGSLTGLGTGAIAVSEDEADRRGLTTGSTVRLTFSDGDRVTLTVGAVYGQAGLAGDYLITRAAWEPHRVQDKDTLVAIGFRDGVSTSAGKAAVTRAVKAFGSPDVQTRSEYATSSAAGVDTFLTLIYALLVLAVLIALLGIANTLTLAVHERTRELGLLRAVGQTRGQLRAMVRWESVVVAAFGTAGGLGLGTFLGWALVKATDGSATGAFAIPPLPLTVVLLVGVAAGVLAGWRPARRAARLDILRAIATE is encoded by the coding sequence GTGAGTACCGCGACCGGCGCGGGCCGGGCGTCGCTGCGCCTCGGGCTCGCGGGGCTGCGCGCCCACAAGCGCCGCTTCGCCGGCACCTTCGTCGCCGTCTTCCTCGGCGTCGCCTTCCTGGCCGGCACCATGGTGACGGGCGACACGCTGCGGGCCAGCTTCGGCAGGCTCTTCGCCGACGCCAACAGCGGTACGGACACCGTCGTGCGGGGCGCCGACGAGATCAAGGCGCCGGGTCTCGGGCAGGGCATCCGCGAGCCGGTGCCCACCGGCCTGATCGACGCCATCCGGCAGGTGCCCGGTGTCGCGGCCGTCGCCCCCGACATCGAGGGCGCGGGCGAGCTGGTCAAGGCCGACGGCAAGTCCCTGGACACCAGGGGCCCCACCGTCGCGGGCAACTGGATCGACGAACCCGACCTGAACCCGTACAAGCTCGTGCGGGGCCACGCGCCCAGCGCGCCGGGCGAGATCGTCATCAACCGCGGCGCGGCGACCAAGGGCGGCCTGAAGCTCGGCGACCGCACGCTGCTGCGCACCCCTGACCCGGTGCACGTCACCGTGGTGGGCGTCGCCACCTTCGGCAGCGAGGACGGCGAGGGCCAGACCACGTACGCCGGTATGACAAGGGCCGACGCCGAGCGGTATCTGATGCCCGAGCCCGGCAGGGCCACCACCATCAAGGTCAGGGCGGGATCCGGGCTGAGCCAGGAGCAGCTCACCGCGCGGGTCGCCCGGGTGCTGCCCGCGCGCTACGAGGCGATCACCGGCACCCGGGCGAGCGACGATACCCAGCAGGCCACCTCGGGCGCCTTCCTGGACATCTTCACCACCCTGCTGACGGTCTTCGCGGGCATCGCCCTGCTGGTGGCCACCTTCAGCATCCACAACACCTTCGCGATCGTGGTGGCCCAGCGCACCCGGGAGAACGCCCTGCTGCGGGCGCTGGGCGCGACCCGGCGCCAGGTGCTCGGCTCGACGATGGCCGAGGCCGCCGCCGTGGGCGTACTGGCCTCGCTCGCCGGGCTGCTCGGCGGCATCGGGATCGCGGCCGGGCTGCAGGCGCTCTTCCCGGCGGTCGGCTTCCCCTTCCCGGAGGGCGCGTTGCGGATCCACGCGCCGGCCATGGCCCTGCCGCCGGCCGTGGGCCTGCTGGTGTGCGTCGGCTCGGCGGTGGCGCCCGCCGTCCGTGCGGGCCGCACCGCGCCGCTCGCCGCGCTGCGGGAGAGCGCCACCGACGCCTCGGGCGCGTCCCGCCGCCGGGCGGCCGCCGGGCTGGGCACCGCCGTCGCGGGGGTCGCCCTGACCGCCGCCGGGGCCACGGCGGGCCCCAGCCTGCCGCTCACCGCGCTGGGCGCGGTCCTGACACTCGCGGCCTTCGTGGTGCTCGGCCCGGTCGCCTCCTCGGTCGCGGTGCGGGTGCTGGGCGCGCCGGTCGGCCGGCTGCGCGGGGTGACGGGCTCGCTGGCCCGCCGCAACGCGCTGCGCAGCCCCAAGCGAACCGCGGCCACCGCCACCGCGCTGATGATCGGGGTGGCCGTGGTGTCGCTCTTCACGGTCCTCGGCGCCTCGATGAAGGCGACGCTGCACCAGACCGCGGACCGCTCCTTCGCCGGTGACGTCGCCATCAGCGCCCAGCTCTACGGCGCCGGCGGCAGCGGCCTGAGCCCCGAACTCGCCCCGGCGGTGGCGAGGCTGCCCGAGGTCCAGGACGCGGTCGGCCTCGGCAGCGGCGTCGCCGAGGTGGACGGCGCGGGGCGCAGGCTCACGGTCACCGACCCGGCGGCGCTGTCCCGGCTGCTCGACCTCGGTGCGGTGCGCGGCTCGCTCACCGGTCTCGGCACCGGTGCCATCGCGGTGTCCGAGGACGAGGCGGACCGGCGCGGCCTGACCACCGGCAGCACCGTGCGGCTCACCTTCTCCGACGGCGATCGGGTGACCCTCACCGTCGGCGCGGTCTACGGCCAGGCCGGCCTGGCCGGCGACTACCTGATCACCCGGGCCGCCTGGGAGCCGCACCGGGTCCAGGACAAGGACACGCTCGTCGCCATCGGCTTCAGGGACGGCGTGTCCACTTCCGCGGGCAAGGCGGCGGTCACCAGGGCGGTGAAGGCCTTCGGGTCGCCCGACGTGCAGACCAGGAGCGAGTACGCCACGTCGTCGGCCGCAGGGGTCGACACCTTCCTCACCCTGATCTACGCCCTGCTGGTGCTCGCCGTGCTGATCGCGCTGCTCGGCATCGCCAACACCCTCACTCTCGCGGTGCACGAACGGACCCGGGAGCTTGGCCTGTTGCGCGCGGTCGGGCAGACCCGCGGCCAGCTGCGGGCGATGGTGCGCTGGGAGTCGGTCGTGGTGGCGGCCTTCGGCACCGCGGGCGGCCTGGGGCTCGGCACCTTCCTCGGCTGGGCCCTGGTCAAGGCCACCGACGGCTCGGCCACCGGCGCCTTCGCGATCCCGCCGCTGCCGCTGACCGTGGTGCTGCTCGTGGGTGTCGCCGCAGGCGTGCTGGCCGGCTGGCGCCCGGCCAGGCGTGCGGCGCGGCTGGACATCCTGCGGGCCATCGCGACCGAGTGA
- a CDS encoding ATP-binding protein, producing the protein MQADQTDRTDPTHRTERECTLELEAHPYRIQQIRRIVSAQLRYWRLDPLVEAAASATSELLANVHRHAKPDKKCGVRLTLAGDRLTVAVTDHDPRLPQLRPVEPMATTGRGLTMVEAMSDSWGTDLLPEETGKVVWFVLRTPLAVPTLLPLRTARPFERALPEPEPVAEPIAVAAAA; encoded by the coding sequence ATGCAAGCCGATCAGACCGACAGGACCGACCCGACCCACCGAACCGAACGCGAGTGCACTCTCGAACTCGAAGCGCACCCGTACCGGATCCAGCAGATCCGCCGCATCGTGTCCGCGCAGCTGCGCTACTGGCGCCTCGATCCGCTGGTCGAAGCCGCCGCGAGCGCCACCAGCGAGCTGCTGGCGAACGTGCACCGGCACGCCAAGCCGGACAAGAAGTGCGGTGTACGGCTGACCCTCGCCGGCGACCGCCTCACCGTGGCCGTCACCGACCACGACCCGCGACTGCCGCAACTGCGGCCGGTGGAGCCGATGGCCACCACCGGGCGGGGTCTGACGATGGTCGAGGCGATGAGCGACAGCTGGGGCACCGACCTGCTGCCGGAGGAGACGGGCAAGGTCGTGTGGTTCGTCCTGCGCACCCCGCTCGCGGTGCCGACGCTCCTTCCGCTGCGGACGGCCCGGCCCTTCGAGCGAGCGCTGCCCGAGCCCGAGCCGGTCGCCGAGCCGATCGCCGTCGCCGCTGCGGCCTGA
- a CDS encoding ABC transporter ATP-binding protein: MDAAKVYGTGDTAVRALDGVTVGFPAGRFTAIMGPSGSGKSTLMHCAAGLDSLTSGTAWIGDTELGSLGDRQLTLLRRERIGFVFQSFNLVPTLTVAENVTLPLDLAGRRPDAEWVDALIDVVGLRDRLRHRPGELSGGQQQRVAVARALAGRPEVVFADEPTGNLDSRSGGEVLDLLGRAVHDMGRTVVMVTHDPVAAAHADEVVFLADGRLVDLMAAPTAGLVLDRMKAFDGRPAAGGGASS, translated from the coding sequence GTGGACGCGGCCAAGGTGTACGGCACCGGCGACACGGCCGTACGGGCCCTCGACGGCGTGACGGTGGGCTTCCCGGCCGGCCGCTTCACCGCGATCATGGGGCCTTCCGGCTCCGGCAAGTCCACCCTGATGCACTGCGCCGCCGGCCTGGACTCGCTCACCTCGGGCACCGCGTGGATCGGCGACACCGAGCTGGGCTCGCTCGGCGACCGGCAGCTGACGCTGCTGCGCAGGGAGCGGATCGGCTTCGTCTTCCAGTCCTTCAACCTGGTCCCGACGCTGACCGTCGCGGAGAACGTCACCCTGCCGCTCGACCTCGCGGGCAGGCGCCCCGACGCCGAGTGGGTGGACGCGCTGATCGACGTCGTCGGGCTGCGCGACCGGCTGCGGCACCGCCCCGGCGAGCTGTCCGGCGGCCAGCAGCAGCGGGTCGCCGTGGCCAGGGCGCTCGCCGGCCGGCCCGAGGTGGTCTTCGCCGACGAGCCGACCGGCAACCTGGACTCGCGCTCCGGCGGCGAGGTCCTCGACCTGCTCGGCCGGGCGGTGCACGACATGGGCCGCACCGTGGTGATGGTCACCCACGACCCGGTCGCGGCCGCCCACGCCGACGAGGTGGTCTTCCTCGCCGACGGCCGGCTCGTGGACCTGATGGCCGCGCCCACCGCGGGCCTGGTGCTCGACCGGATGAAGGCCTTCGACGGCCGCCCGGCCGCCGGGGGAGGGGCGTCGTCGTGA
- a CDS encoding alpha/beta fold hydrolase yields the protein MSTALVNGVSMSYDDTGGGGEALLLVHGHPFDRTMWRPQQHAAPGHRVITPDLRGYGGSQVVPGVTPLDTFARDLAALLDRLDVERAVLCGLSMGGQIVLEFHRLFPDRVAGLVLADTFAQAETDQGRQERNERADQLLRDGMAGYAHQVLDSMVSPATVANLPEVAGHVLRMMLAAPPEGAAAALRGRAQRPDYTAMLPAVAVPTLIVVGREDVFTPVADAEFLHRRIPGARLAVIEGAGHLPNLERPAVFNEALAALLATVRQVTPAPAAPKM from the coding sequence GTGAGCACTGCTCTGGTCAACGGCGTCAGCATGAGCTACGACGACACGGGCGGCGGCGGTGAGGCGCTGCTGCTGGTGCACGGCCACCCCTTCGACCGCACCATGTGGCGCCCGCAGCAGCACGCGGCGCCCGGCCACCGGGTGATCACCCCCGACCTGCGCGGCTACGGCGGCAGCCAGGTCGTCCCCGGCGTGACCCCGCTCGACACCTTCGCCCGCGACCTCGCGGCGCTGCTCGACCGGCTGGACGTGGAGCGGGCGGTGCTGTGCGGGCTGTCGATGGGCGGGCAGATCGTGCTGGAGTTCCACCGGCTCTTCCCCGACCGGGTCGCCGGCCTCGTCCTCGCCGACACCTTCGCGCAGGCCGAGACCGACCAGGGCAGGCAGGAACGCAACGAGCGCGCCGACCAGCTGCTGCGGGACGGCATGGCGGGCTACGCGCACCAGGTCCTGGACTCCATGGTCTCGCCTGCGACGGTCGCGAACCTGCCGGAAGTGGCCGGGCACGTGCTGCGCATGATGCTCGCCGCACCCCCCGAGGGCGCCGCCGCCGCGCTGCGCGGGCGCGCGCAGCGCCCCGACTACACCGCCATGCTGCCGGCCGTCGCCGTGCCAACCCTCATCGTGGTCGGCAGGGAGGACGTCTTCACCCCCGTCGCCGACGCCGAGTTCCTGCACCGCCGCATCCCCGGCGCCCGGCTCGCCGTCATCGAGGGCGCAGGGCATCTGCCCAACCTGGAACGCCCCGCCGTCTTCAACGAGGCGCTGGCCGCCCTGCTCGCGACCGTACGGCAGGTCACACCGGCCCCGGCGGCACCGAAGATGTGA
- a CDS encoding MarR family winged helix-turn-helix transcriptional regulator: protein MAVDRSERALEREWREILAIHARTACELDRELHQYGLCASDFEVLDVLAGDPEDGSCTFRVQELADRVHLSQSALSRLVARLEKEGLVDRGICSEDRRGVYVGITDDGRRRFEQARPGHRAVLERMLAKPAEV from the coding sequence ATGGCCGTGGACAGGAGTGAGCGGGCGCTTGAGCGCGAGTGGCGGGAGATCCTTGCCATCCACGCGCGGACCGCGTGCGAACTCGACCGGGAGCTCCATCAGTACGGGCTCTGCGCGAGCGATTTCGAAGTGCTCGACGTCCTCGCGGGCGACCCGGAGGACGGCAGCTGCACCTTCCGTGTGCAGGAACTGGCCGACCGGGTGCACCTCAGCCAGAGCGCGCTGTCCCGGCTGGTCGCCAGGCTGGAGAAGGAAGGCCTCGTCGACCGCGGCATCTGCAGCGAGGACCGCCGCGGTGTCTATGTGGGGATCACCGACGACGGCCGCCGGCGTTTCGAGCAGGCCCGCCCCGGCCACCGTGCCGTCCTGGAGCGGATGCTCGCCAAGCCCGCCGAAGTGTGA
- a CDS encoding aminotransferase-like domain-containing protein, whose translation MARDFRRAADAVAAQISAGRLRPGDRLPTQRAFARRHGIAESTASRVYAELARRGLVTGEVGRGTFVRAAAPAADPALAEPTAARVDLELNYPVTAGQSELLAAGLARLGRPDVLAAALRPSGAAGTPAARAAVAGLLGGPCWAPDPEAVLFAGNGRQAVAAALAALLRPGGRLGVEALTYPVVKAVAARLGITLVPLECDGDGLLPGALLAAHRAAPLGGVYLQPTLHNPLGVTMPGPRRAQLAATLSEAGLTAVEDAIWSFLREDAPPPLAAYAPERVILVDSTSKRLAPGLTVGFAVAPPGLRPAVSAALRSGGWASAGYALAAATGWLTDGTATTIAAAKRADARHRQQIAAEALAGLATRSGPGSYFCWWELPAPWRADTFVAAAARHGIAVTPAASFVVGPHRTPAAVRMGLASPPPPVLRRALATLADLARTGPDDVAPE comes from the coding sequence ATGGCGCGGGACTTCAGGCGGGCCGCCGACGCGGTGGCGGCACAGATCAGCGCGGGGCGGCTGCGGCCGGGCGACCGGCTGCCGACGCAGCGGGCGTTCGCGCGGCGGCACGGGATCGCCGAGTCCACGGCGAGCCGGGTCTACGCCGAACTGGCCCGCCGCGGCCTGGTCACCGGCGAGGTGGGCCGCGGCACTTTCGTACGGGCCGCCGCGCCCGCGGCGGACCCGGCCCTCGCGGAACCCACCGCGGCACGGGTGGATCTGGAGCTCAACTACCCGGTCACCGCCGGACAGTCGGAGCTGCTCGCCGCCGGGCTCGCCCGGCTGGGCAGGCCCGACGTGCTGGCCGCGGCGCTGCGCCCGTCCGGCGCCGCGGGCACGCCGGCGGCCCGTGCGGCGGTCGCGGGGCTGCTCGGCGGGCCCTGCTGGGCGCCGGACCCGGAGGCCGTGCTCTTCGCAGGCAACGGCAGGCAGGCCGTCGCGGCCGCCCTCGCGGCGCTGCTGCGGCCGGGCGGACGGCTGGGCGTCGAGGCGCTGACGTATCCGGTGGTCAAGGCCGTCGCCGCCCGGCTGGGCATCACCCTGGTGCCGCTGGAGTGCGACGGGGACGGCCTGCTGCCCGGTGCGCTGCTCGCCGCGCACCGCGCGGCACCGCTGGGCGGCGTCTACCTCCAGCCGACCCTGCACAATCCGCTGGGCGTCACGATGCCGGGCCCGCGCCGGGCCCAACTGGCCGCAACCCTCTCGGAGGCCGGGCTCACCGCGGTGGAGGACGCGATCTGGTCCTTCCTGCGCGAGGACGCGCCGCCGCCGCTCGCGGCCTACGCGCCCGAGCGGGTGATCCTGGTGGACAGCACCTCCAAGCGGCTCGCGCCGGGCCTGACGGTGGGCTTTGCCGTCGCCCCGCCCGGGCTGCGCCCCGCGGTGAGCGCCGCGCTGCGCTCCGGCGGCTGGGCGAGCGCCGGCTACGCCCTTGCCGCGGCGACCGGTTGGCTGACCGACGGCACCGCCACGACGATCGCCGCCGCCAAGCGGGCCGACGCGCGCCACCGGCAGCAGATCGCGGCGGAAGCCCTGGCCGGCCTGGCGACGAGGTCCGGGCCGGGATCGTACTTCTGCTGGTGGGAGCTGCCCGCCCCGTGGCGTGCCGACACCTTCGTGGCCGCCGCCGCCCGGCACGGCATCGCGGTCACGCCGGCCGCGTCCTTCGTGGTGGGGCCGCACCGCACGCCGGCCGCCGTCCGGATGGGGCTCGCCTCACCCCCGCCGCCGGTGCTGCGCCGCGCACTGGCCACGCTGGCGGACCTGGCACGGACCGGCCCCGACGATGTCGCGCCGGAGTAA
- a CDS encoding SHOCT domain-containing protein, producing MNTLAWHDGGPGPWILFFPLIWVFAVAAVVTVLRRTVWRGRGGPWQVRSAATGEHSPMAVLGRRFAAGEIDEEEYWRRMSVLEEHFARDPRGPRGGKGGAL from the coding sequence ATGAACACCCTGGCTTGGCATGACGGCGGGCCCGGCCCGTGGATCCTGTTCTTCCCGCTGATCTGGGTGTTCGCGGTGGCCGCCGTGGTCACCGTGTTGCGCCGCACGGTGTGGCGCGGCCGTGGCGGGCCGTGGCAGGTCAGGTCGGCGGCGACCGGCGAGCACAGCCCGATGGCGGTGCTGGGGCGGCGGTTCGCGGCCGGCGAGATCGACGAGGAGGAATACTGGCGCCGGATGTCAGTGCTCGAGGAGCACTTCGCCCGTGACCCGCGCGGCCCCCGCGGCGGCAAGGGCGGCGCGCTGTGA